The following coding sequences lie in one Treponema socranskii subsp. buccale genomic window:
- the mgtE gene encoding magnesium transporter, translating to MQTELLSPDIETLVKEERYADVARFLNTHHPTEDAELIEGLEPEEIYHLFKKLDPRTAIDIFRELPDTLQSETAELLSDGELTRLLKILPPDERTDLAKSISEDRLDEVLPLLAQKERDEIKKLSSYPEGTAGSVMTTDYVAFPESFTVQEAINRIRLEGAQREAVSVIFVLTEERKLCGYVTLTDLILAKPAASLASIKKEPAAEITADADREEASFTITKYGLLVLPVVDSSGLLIGIITHDDAMDVVEEERTEDMERFMAITGKHQETSYLNTSAWAHFSRRVIWLVVLAIFDFFSGAVLQTYQNTIAHLMLLTFYMPMLTDMGGNTGSQAATVIVRALALKEIDKHDILRVVWKELRISLMLGLVLGAIAFLRVNLMSGGTTIPATLTLVQIGTAIAIALAVQVISATIIGAALPLASAAVKIDPALIASPALTTIVDITGLLIYFGITKAMLGI from the coding sequence ATGCAGACGGAATTGCTTTCGCCCGATATCGAAACCCTCGTCAAAGAAGAACGATATGCCGATGTCGCACGTTTTTTGAATACTCATCATCCGACGGAAGACGCCGAACTCATCGAAGGATTGGAGCCGGAAGAGATATATCATCTGTTCAAAAAGCTCGATCCGCGTACGGCGATCGACATTTTCCGTGAACTTCCCGACACGCTCCAATCCGAAACCGCCGAACTTTTGAGCGACGGAGAGCTCACACGGCTGCTCAAAATACTGCCGCCCGACGAACGCACCGACCTCGCAAAATCGATTTCGGAAGACAGGCTCGACGAAGTGCTCCCGCTCCTCGCGCAAAAAGAACGCGACGAAATCAAAAAGCTTTCGTCCTATCCCGAAGGAACGGCAGGTTCGGTGATGACGACCGATTACGTCGCCTTTCCCGAATCGTTTACGGTGCAGGAAGCGATCAACCGCATACGGCTCGAGGGCGCGCAAAGGGAAGCGGTATCGGTCATATTCGTGCTCACCGAAGAAAGAAAACTGTGCGGCTACGTAACGCTCACCGATTTGATCCTCGCAAAACCTGCGGCAAGCCTCGCTTCCATAAAAAAAGAGCCGGCTGCGGAAATCACTGCGGACGCCGATCGGGAAGAAGCGTCGTTTACGATAACGAAATACGGTCTCCTTGTCCTCCCCGTCGTCGACAGCTCAGGGCTCCTCATCGGCATCATCACGCACGACGATGCGATGGACGTCGTCGAAGAAGAGCGTACGGAAGATATGGAACGCTTTATGGCGATCACCGGAAAACATCAGGAAACGTCGTACTTGAACACGTCCGCGTGGGCGCATTTTTCACGGCGCGTCATCTGGCTCGTCGTACTCGCGATATTCGATTTTTTTTCGGGCGCCGTACTGCAGACCTATCAGAATACGATCGCGCATCTCATGCTGCTCACGTTTTACATGCCCATGCTCACCGATATGGGAGGCAATACCGGAAGCCAAGCCGCGACGGTTATCGTTCGGGCGCTCGCGCTGAAAGAAATCGACAAACACGATATACTGCGCGTCGTATGGAAAGAGCTCCGCATTTCGCTCATGCTCGGTCTCGTGCTCGGAGCGATCGCATTTTTGCGCGTCAATCTTATGAGCGGCGGTACGACGATCCCCGCCACCCTCACCCTCGTACAGATAGGCACGGCTATAGCGATTGCGCTCGCAGTGCAGGTCATCTCCGCGACCATCATCGGTGCG